TTTCTGATCAGTTGGGGGTCACTTAAGTCTTTATATGAAATCTCCTTTCTCATGGAGGCAGAGTTTGATACAAACATTCCTTATTTGCATAGACCTtattctcaaatacaaataattaaagCTAAGattgtttctccttctcttcttcctgtgtgACAACAGTGGGGCAGTCTCAGTGTGAAGAGTCTGATTTGTATATGCCAGGTCTCAAGACGCTTGCCTGCGGATGAGCTCTTTCAACTGTGCCAGTCTGTCACTTCTTAGTGCTTCCCGGATGGAGTGGAAAAAACCAAAATAGTGTTCAAAGTTGTGCATCATAAGCAGGACTCCAGCCAATAGCTCGTTGGTCACCAGCAGATGGTGGATGTACGCACGAGTATGATTCTTACAGCAGTAACAGGAACACCCTCTCACAAGTGGATCAAAGTCCTCCTGGTACCTGAGAAAGGAAGTTACAACAATATTCCAGTAAGTGAGGAATATAAGAAATCTGCTATCTATTCTGCTGGTACATAACCAATAGTTAATAACATCACTGGCAAATGTAGTGCCGGTCACCTGCTTAAGATGACAACGAAGTGAAAAGTtaacacagagcatgagtcaggagACTCGGGAGTCTTCTTCTGACAGATATAACCTCCTGGACTGAGGCTTACACAGGAGCATCAGGAGAGTCACGTGATCACTCCCTTATGCCGAGCTTTGTAGCAAACGCTGTTCTGATGAATGATACTTTTTTCCCACTCGCCACCAGAACTAGGACCCGAAGACCCAATATGACCTTTCACTTGCATAGATTCCTGtggtttacaaagcactttgaCAAAGACTGTCTCACTTAATCTCTGCCggcggggaggggtggtggggggagttAAGAGGAAGGGCCTCAGAGCTACCACACCTAGGTTTGATGCCTTGCTCAACTCActcaggcaagtcatttaacctccctCTGTGTCTTTACTTTTTCATCTGTAATGGGAATAAGtgtaataacagtacctaccttaGAGACTTAttgcaagaattaaatgagttgatataGCAAAGGATTTGGACACTGCTGGACACATACTAAGCACTACATGTGTCACTTTTTATCAGCTCTTAAGTTAAacaacttgaccaaggtcacagagtCAAGAGCAGTGCTAGGATCTGAACTTTAGGTCTAGTGCTGGCAATAAGAAAACTACAACTTCCAGTTAAATCTATAATGTAAGGGAATTTTAGTAGTAACCCATTTATATTACCctagcattttaaaaacagaaatgaatctCCTTGGCCATTTTCCAAGAAGTTAAATGTGGTAAACATCACCATTTCAGACCTACAATCAAGAAGCCCCTGTAGAATATAGATTAGACCTAggattttcatattctttcataaattttcaaGTCTGTACTATTACTAGATAGACATAAGTAAGTCTGAATCCCTAGAGTGTTCCTTtacataaaaccaaaaacactcCAGCACAGAAGTGAGAGTACCAAACTCACAGAAAACCCCCTCACTGGTTCACTAATAATTACCACTTTAGGCCAAATACAAAGTTACAAGATCTCTTAGTTCATTCTTTATAGAGGGAAATCTTTTATTAAGATTTATAATCTGTATATAACCAAGATGACCTAAGTTCCTTAGAATTTAAacactttgttgttttttatcttgaaatctTTATCTTACTCTGTCATTATTTAAAGTAATTGGAAAGAGTAGAAGACACCAGACAATGTATTTGGCCTAATGTTTCTGACAGCTCTTCTAAAACAACAGTTATCTAGCCTCGGTTTTCTGACAAGACAAAGTACACAAATTCATCtgcagaaaaaaagtttttctggAACTGAATTTGAGAAGGCCCAAATAATATccaactataaatattttatgaagtcATAAACTGAAAAGGGAACAgttacataaacttttaaaacagactgaaattaaaaagtcagacatcaaaatccaaccttaaaaaaattccttactttttttccttcagattaaTTTCAAATGATGTAATTTCTTGGTTGCAActggttgttttaattttctttgtttgatctgcgtattttatttcttcctgtgtccCATTTTGTTGTGATACTAAAGGACAAATCAACAAAAAGTCTTGAATGAAAATCAGATAAAGAGTGGCCATTGGGAGATTTTTATTCTAGTTACTATTTTATGCCCTTTGACTCTGTAATTCCACTCAtgagaatttatcctaaggaaatgaCACAAGGAAAGTAGTAATATGGACCAAGATGATTACTGACATTCTCTAGATTATCAAAACTTGGAGATTCAGCAATGTCTAAGCAAACTATGGTTACAAGTATGTAATATATAATCTTACTCTCAAGGATTTTAAGAAaacagggagtgtgtgtgtgtgtgtgcgcgcgtgtgtgtgcgcgcgtgtgtgtttgGAGGGGggtggaaatcttttttttttttaatgtttatttatttttgagagacagagacagaatgcaagtgggagaggggcagagagagagggagacacagaatctgaagcaggctccaggctcccagctgtcagcacagagcccgacacgggggtcgaactcaccagctgtgagatcatgacttgagccgaagtcggaaactcaaccgactgagccacccaggagcccctggaagcGGGTGGaaatctatgtgtgtgtgttgggagttATGTCTCATCAAAATGTACATGCAAATTGTGCTTTGTAACTGCCTTTGTTCCAAATAGATTAAAAGTAgaatatagttttaatttatgtattctgTATGGAGTCCCTGAAAGGAACTCAGATTATCCAGAACTAAATGGGGACTTGAGTTGTTCCCCTGAACTCTTTAGAAAAGAATGTTCCTGGATTTATAAGAGAAACACCAGTTACTATGCAAAGAGCCAGCTGTCTTGAACAGGGGCAAGCAGAGAAGTATTACTGGGAAGGAGTAGTAACAAGTTCAGGGTTGGCCCAAGGAGAATAAACAGATAGCACTAAGAAGATAATTTTGTCCAgatcaaaggaaagagagaagtgacCTCAGCATTGAGGCTGTTATAATTTTGCTGCCATGAATTTGTATGCTGATGTGGAAAACTGCAACAACGCCCTGGCTTTTTGCAAAATTCTTGTCACTAGGGGGAACTATATTAGTTCCTATACAGGCAACTTACTCCTTTGCAATTGTCACTTTGTAATTGGCAAAAGACTTTAActtactatacacacacatacacaaatatgatTATTAATAATACTTTAATGGAAAATGTTCAAACTGTTTCAGTTTTCCTAATCATGAAGAAACACCTTTCTCTAGCCAAAAAGGAACTTGTGTGTTCCTGAGAATTCAGTATCGGGTTCTTTGTACAGTTTTACATATTCATGGTACAGAATAACAGTTATCCATGTCTTTATGGAAATAATTAAGCTTGTAAATGAACATTTATAGAGTTTGTGGTATGCTTTTTCATCAGCATACATTATATTCTGGTCAGTTTAAAAGACAGTAAAACTGACCTTCTATATATAAGAATTTGAACAAACCAATTTGTTTCCAGAATAATTCAATTTCGGTTAATGGTTAGTTTGCTTTATAAAACTATAACATCTTCTGGATGAAATTTTAATAACTTCTGGGGAATAAAGTGAACCTTTAAGAAGTCTCTGGCCTGAGTTCAATGTAAGGCTGGTGGTGACAGAGGAGCTCAAAGGACAGCAGGAAGTGGGAAGGGAGAGCCCCTTGCAAAGGCCAGCGGGCAAACTGGGCATGCAACAGCCACCCGAGAAACTGGGACCCCAGCCCGACGCCCGTAGCCCATATCCTAGTTCTTTTCCTACtgtcagttaaatgtcagactctggAACTGATTTTCTTGACTTCTAACTAAACAATAAAAGAAGATGGTGGTACTTCAAAGCAATATTAGCAGAGGAAAACAACTTTCACATCTCTGTGAAAAACCCAAAAAAGCGAAAGTGACACTAGGATCAGATGGGGTAAGACTCTTCTGTATTTTGATAGCATGGCCTTGgcaaaaagcagacaaaaactcTTTTGTGAAAAACTGAATTAACTTTTAGTAAGCAGTTAAAAGGTTTTCTGTTCTTAGATTTTCATCACTATCCACTCTGaatgttcttttttcaaattgttaatagaaagtgttttgtttttcttggttctgCTCACTATAAAATCACTTCCAAATAATTGATGAGCTACAGGGATAGCACTAAGAACCGACCGGGTTTTGTGTGCCAACATGCCAGAGCGTAtagataagaaacaaaaatgtagttTTATAAAAGGCTGATGTTACAGTATGCACATATCTCTGGCTTGTGACTCAAgccaaaaatgaagaggaaatagaAGATACTTGAGGCTATCACAGAGACTAACTTCAGAAAACCTACACGTCTCTTCAGGGTTCGGCTGGTAATCAAAGCTGAAAGTCAGGGCACATCCCCGCTCTGTCACTTGATAAGGGAAGAAACTCTCAAATAAGTCCACTCCTCTTTCAATACACTCGAGCACCTCATCTGGCCGGCTGACTCCACAGATGAGCCTGTGAAAACAACAGTAGGAACACTGACGTGAGGACAATGCCAGACTGTGTAGCAGGCAACAGATAATAAGGTGTGGTGGAAAGAATGCAGGACTTGGGCAGCAGAGGGACCTGGGCTCGAATCCCAGTTCTGGCCTTTATTTACTTACTGTGTGACTTTAGGGAGGTTTCTTAACCATTCTGGGTTTTAGTTttctaactttaaaaacaaaagcataatacATAGCTCACAGATGTGTTGCGAAGATTAAGGAGTTAACTGTAAAAACACACAGAGGAATTTCAAGTCCCAAAGAGAAGTTCAGTAAAAGTTAGTTTCCTTCCCCCACCAATTCCTTCTGAACAGCCTTCCTAGTCTTCAACTGAACTTTACAGTCTATCTATCCactacacagatttttttaagggTGCAAAGCTATAGGTCAACTAtacttcacaatttttaaaagattaaaaaacaaaaaaaagtacaaagcTGTGTGCTTTATTTCCCCCTCAAATACTTTCCATGCCTTAACTGTATTTTacttatagtttcttttttataattggtTCAACAAAGACATTTTTATCTGTTGTATTCTTCATAGGTTCATTTACAAAGCAACTCGCGCTCTCAGAATTTGAACTCTGCCCACAGGATCTAAAACTCTATTtggctttattcttctttgtattttctccatTAATAAAAAGTCTACATGGAATGAGGTGGTATTTTCAGAGGTAATGGGTAAGGCATTCTGGGAGGGTTAATCATACTCAACCAGGTTTTGCCACTAAAACAAGAAGGGGAGACACCCTGGATCAgggttggctggctggctgcttttctttgtttttctacccACAGTCCCTTTTATGAACTGGCAGAGAAAAGCTAACAGACTCCCTGATTTCTAAGAGAAGTCCAAAAAAATCTTATGTAATATTAAACAACcagaacatttatatatatgactACAGTTTCCTTCAACTAATGTTTTAGAACTCCTCTCCAACTAAAGACGGCATTTCTACACACATATAGGATGAAAAACAATCCCAGCACTCAAATCCTGTAACAGACATCTGTGAGCATTTAGCTCAAAGAAGTCTAGAAAATGACTGGAAATACTAGTGCTGGACTGTTATCTGCACCAGAACAAGATAATCACAGGAGGGAGAACAATGAACACAAGAGAACCAGGTTAAAACGATGGGGGAAGTTCTGGCTGCACTGGCAAAGGGTTGGTGGTTCTGGCTGTTCAACTCTGTGTTACAGGGCTGTATACATGTGTAAAAATTCATCACGCTGTCCATAAGATTCATACACTTTATTGCAAATTAtcctgggatttttttaaagtggtaaaatttacatatactATATAGCATCCAACAGCCCGAGAGGTATAAAGCAGCATCCCATAATCAAACCTCTAAACAGGTGTGTAGggaaaaaagcataaatattCACACCACGTTGGACAAAAAACTAgagattaaaaagcaaaacaaaacaaaacaaaaagaaaaatggcggTAGTATAATAAGAAAGACATCAGCTGTACTCAGAACCTTAGGATTTTTAGCTTTAAATCTTGTAGATCACCTCTCTACACCAGTACATACTGAATCCTGTTTATGGAAAGAACTAGCCCTATTAATGATGCCAGTACCCTTGATTTCAAAAAAAATGGCAGTTACTACATGCCTCAAATCTAAGAACTT
The DNA window shown above is from Neofelis nebulosa isolate mNeoNeb1 chromosome 5, mNeoNeb1.pri, whole genome shotgun sequence and carries:
- the QTRT2 gene encoding queuine tRNA-ribosyltransferase accessory subunit 2 isoform X2 → MPESLLYCSLHDPVSPCPAGYVTNKSVSVWGVGGRVEMTASKFMAIQQALQPDWFQCLSDGEASCKEATSIKRARKSVDRSLLFLDNCLRLQEESEVLRKSTIIGVIEGGDVMEERLRSARETAKRPVGGFLLDGFQGNPTTLETRLYLLSSVTAELPEDKPRLICGVSRPDEVLECIERGVDLFESFFPYQVTERGCALTFSFDYQPNPEETLSQQNGTQEEIKYADQTKKIKTTSCNQEITSFEINLKEKKYQEDFDPLVRGCSCYCCKNHTRAYIHHLLVTNELLAGVLLMMHNFEHYFGFFHSIREALRSDRLAQLKELIRRQAS